In the Mycolicibacterium thermoresistibile genome, one interval contains:
- a CDS encoding DUF3817 domain-containing protein — protein sequence MSAPDTPAPITAPIETIRKALLGYRIMAWATGLWLIALCYEMVMKYGYGVEGLNWIAVVHGWVYFVYLLFTANLAVKVRWPIAKTIGVLLAGTIPLVGLIVEHFQTRDLKARFDI from the coding sequence ATGAGCGCCCCCGACACACCGGCCCCCATCACCGCACCGATCGAGACCATCCGCAAGGCCCTACTGGGTTACCGGATCATGGCCTGGGCCACCGGTCTGTGGTTGATCGCGCTGTGCTACGAGATGGTGATGAAGTACGGCTACGGCGTCGAGGGGCTGAACTGGATCGCCGTCGTCCACGGCTGGGTGTACTTCGTCTATCTGCTGTTCACGGCAAACCTGGCGGTGAAGGTGCGCTGGCCGATCGCCAAGACCATCGGGGTGTTGCTGGCCGGCACCATCCCGCTGGTGGGTCTGATCGTCGAGCACTTCCAGACCCGCGACCTCAAGGCCCGCTTCGACATCTGA
- a CDS encoding MFS transporter, which translates to MRRPGLLIAALSAAGICVSLMQTLVIPLMPELPRLLNTSPTNASWVITATLMTACVATPMFGRLGDMYGPKRLLIACAALLTVGSLIAATSTSLLPLVLGRGLQGFGLPIIPLGISVMRACVPPDRVGSAMAMMSSSLGVGGALGLPLSAFIAQNFDWHMLFWFSAALGLTAMVVFTTLVPHVPPVARDRFDPVGALGLAAGLITLLLGISKGAGWGWTSATTLAMFSASAVIFVLFGWWELRSPSPIVDLRTTARLPVLTTNLASVSVGFAMFALSLVGPQILELPTSTGYGLGLSMLEAGLWMAPGGLAMMVTAPIAARVMARLGPKFTLCVGCTVICGAYVAGTQLLGAPWQVSLFGVVASVGVGFAFASMPTLIIAAVPVSETAAANGINQLARSLGTSLSSAVIGAVIGAMTTTIAGHEVPTRPALVAALLIAAGAAGLAALIALAIPRSKVADDAPAAPVEAVTSAGR; encoded by the coding sequence GTGCGCCGGCCCGGACTCCTCATCGCTGCCCTGTCGGCGGCCGGCATCTGCGTGTCGTTGATGCAGACTTTGGTCATTCCGCTGATGCCGGAGCTGCCGCGGCTGCTGAACACCAGCCCCACCAACGCCTCGTGGGTCATCACCGCCACCTTGATGACCGCCTGCGTCGCGACCCCGATGTTCGGCCGGCTCGGCGACATGTACGGCCCGAAGCGGCTGCTGATCGCGTGCGCGGCGCTGCTCACGGTCGGCTCGCTCATCGCGGCGACCTCCACGTCGCTGCTCCCACTGGTGCTCGGGCGCGGTCTGCAGGGGTTCGGGCTGCCGATCATCCCGCTGGGCATCAGCGTCATGCGCGCGTGCGTGCCGCCCGACCGGGTGGGGTCGGCGATGGCGATGATGAGCTCCTCGCTGGGTGTGGGTGGGGCGCTCGGACTGCCGTTGTCGGCGTTCATCGCGCAGAACTTCGACTGGCACATGCTGTTCTGGTTCTCGGCCGCGCTGGGTCTCACGGCGATGGTGGTGTTCACCACGCTGGTGCCGCACGTGCCGCCGGTGGCCCGGGACCGGTTCGACCCGGTCGGGGCGCTCGGGCTGGCGGCCGGGCTGATCACCCTGCTGCTGGGCATCTCGAAGGGGGCCGGCTGGGGCTGGACGAGCGCGACGACGCTGGCCATGTTCTCCGCGTCGGCGGTGATCTTCGTGCTGTTCGGATGGTGGGAGCTGCGCTCGCCGTCGCCGATCGTGGATCTGCGCACCACCGCCCGGCTGCCGGTGCTGACCACGAACCTGGCGTCGGTCTCGGTCGGGTTCGCGATGTTCGCGCTGTCACTGGTCGGCCCGCAGATCCTGGAACTGCCCACCTCGACCGGATACGGGCTCGGCCTGTCCATGCTGGAGGCCGGGCTGTGGATGGCGCCCGGTGGGTTGGCGATGATGGTGACCGCGCCGATCGCTGCCCGGGTGATGGCGCGGCTCGGGCCGAAGTTCACGCTCTGCGTCGGCTGCACCGTCATCTGCGGCGCCTACGTCGCCGGCACCCAGCTGCTGGGCGCGCCCTGGCAGGTCAGCCTGTTCGGGGTGGTGGCCAGTGTCGGGGTCGGCTTCGCGTTCGCGTCGATGCCGACATTGATCATCGCCGCGGTCCCGGTGTCGGAGACCGCGGCGGCCAACGGCATCAACCAGCTGGCCCGGTCGCTGGGCACGTCGCTGTCCAGTGCGGTGATCGGCGCGGTGATCGGTGCGATGACGACGACCATCGCCGGCCACGAGGTGCCGACGCGTCCGGCGTTGGTCGCCGCGCTGTTGATCGCGGCGGGCGCGGCGGGGCTGGCCGCGTTGATCGCGCTGGCGATTCCGCGTTCGAAGGTCGCCGACGACGCACCGGCGGCGCCGGTCGAGGCGGTGACGTCCGCCGGCCGGTAG